ATCCCCAAGCTGAACTTTGGAACGGACGCCTCGCCATGATTGGTTTTCTTGCTTACCTACTTTGGGATCTGGCAGGTTATAGCGTGCTTCGTGACGTGCTCCACCTAATTGGCTAAACTCCACCTGGCGCACTAATAGCAACTAACCATCCTTGCTACCTGAGTGAGCGATGCGCGCAAGTACAAGGTTGATGGTCTGAGGTTGACCCCTCTGACAAAGCTATACTTCAAGGCAACTTCTTCTCAAGCAAGGATGTCGAAATCTGAACCAATGACTCAGGCACAAGCGGATAGTGTGCTCACCCGCGAACAGTTGCCTAACTTAGGATTCCGCATTGGTGTTAGCCTGGTTC
This window of the Chroococcidiopsis sp. CCMEE 29 genome carries:
- a CDS encoding chlorophyll a/b-binding protein, which translates into the protein MQTKSATDLPPVATAYNGTDRNAFIFGWNPQAELWNGRLAMIGFLAYLLWDLAGYSVLRDVLHLIG